The following are encoded together in the Cicer arietinum cultivar CDC Frontier isolate Library 1 chromosome 2, Cicar.CDCFrontier_v2.0, whole genome shotgun sequence genome:
- the LOC101515593 gene encoding uncharacterized protein, producing MGKKGGGKKPPKSEIRSQNPVTLREEATGKIKKKPMTNTKSHLRIEHLKKLAVWATTDPHIPSLGAFYRQHLATVSEAAGVPPDPSLITCQRCETVLHPDFNSTVRIEKNRSRVRNRHKKSGNIAQNNIVYTCHFCSH from the exons ATGGGGAAGAAAGGAGGAGGCAAAAAACCGCCAAAATCAGAAATAAGGTCTCAAAACCCTGTTACTTTGAGGGAAGAAGCAactggaaaaataaaaaagaagccAATGACTAACACCAAGTCACATTTGAGAATTGAACACTTAAAAAAGCTTGCAGTGTGGGCCACCACCGACCCTCACATACCGTCTTTGGGAGCCTTCTACAGGCAGCATTTGGCCACCGTTTCAGAGGCTGCCGGAGTACCTCCTGATCCTTCTTTAATCACTTGCCAAAG GTGCGAGACTGTTCTTCATCCCGACTTTAATTCAACTGTACGGATTGAGAAGAATAGATCAAGGGTCAGGAATAGGCACAAGAAGTCTGGCAACATCGCTCAAAACAATATAGTGTACACGTGTCATTTCTGTTCACATTAG